One genomic segment of Clostridium saccharoperbutylacetonicum N1-4(HMT) includes these proteins:
- a CDS encoding mannitol dehydrogenase family protein, with amino-acid sequence MSNTKIVLSKDSIKDKTLWEKAGIKLPKFDYDKMSALTKENPTWVHFGAGNIFRGFIAMLQQELLNTGKAESGIVAVEGYDYEIIDKIYSPHDDLSLLVIMKPDGTLEKKIVGSIGESLAGDYSRKEEWNRLKEIFSNPSLQIASFTITEKGYSVKNLLKEDITDGLEHPVSIIAKVASLAYVRYQNGQHPIAFVSMDNCSKNGEKLHNAMETMIKKWIENGLVEEDFLKYINNKKKVSFPWSMIDKITPRPSQSVKDTLEKDGFESTQIVTTNKNTYIAPFVNAEGPQYLVIEDDFPNGRMPLEDAGVFLTSRETVERIETMKVCTCLNPLHTSLAVFGCLLGFNLIADEMKDPALKKLVEKIGYEEGMPVVVNPGIINPEDFIKEVVEVRLPNPYIPDTPQRIASDTSQKVGIRFGETIKAYSNREDLDPKQLKYIPLVIAGWCRYLMAIDDNGNAMELSPDPLLDELKKYVANVKLNEKTASGNILKPILINEEIFGIDLYEIGLGEKIEGYFDEMISGVGAVRLTLEKYLEC; translated from the coding sequence ATGAGTAATACCAAAATAGTATTAAGCAAAGACAGTATCAAAGATAAAACTTTATGGGAAAAGGCTGGAATAAAACTCCCAAAATTTGATTACGACAAAATGTCGGCTTTAACTAAGGAAAATCCTACATGGGTTCACTTTGGAGCAGGAAATATATTTAGAGGTTTTATAGCAATGCTACAGCAAGAACTTTTAAATACTGGAAAAGCAGAGTCAGGTATTGTTGCCGTAGAAGGATATGATTATGAAATTATAGATAAAATTTATTCCCCTCATGATGATTTAAGCTTATTAGTAATTATGAAACCAGATGGAACCTTGGAAAAGAAAATAGTAGGAAGTATAGGTGAAAGTCTAGCTGGTGACTATTCAAGAAAAGAAGAATGGAATAGATTAAAAGAAATATTTTCAAATCCGTCTTTGCAAATAGCAAGCTTTACAATAACAGAAAAAGGTTATAGTGTGAAGAATTTATTAAAGGAAGATATAACAGATGGATTAGAACACCCTGTAAGTATTATTGCTAAAGTTGCATCCTTAGCATATGTAAGATATCAAAATGGACAACATCCAATAGCATTTGTAAGTATGGATAACTGCTCAAAAAATGGTGAGAAACTTCATAATGCAATGGAAACAATGATAAAGAAATGGATTGAAAATGGACTTGTAGAAGAAGATTTTCTTAAGTATATCAATAATAAGAAGAAGGTATCATTCCCTTGGAGTATGATTGATAAAATTACACCTAGACCATCACAAAGCGTTAAGGATACATTAGAAAAAGATGGCTTCGAAAGTACTCAGATTGTAACAACTAACAAAAATACTTATATAGCACCATTTGTAAATGCAGAAGGCCCACAATATCTTGTAATAGAAGATGATTTTCCAAATGGCCGTATGCCTTTAGAAGATGCAGGTGTATTTTTAACAAGCAGAGAAACTGTAGAAAGAATTGAAACAATGAAGGTTTGTACTTGTTTAAATCCGCTACACACGTCTCTAGCAGTATTTGGATGCCTTCTTGGATTTAACTTAATAGCAGATGAAATGAAAGATCCAGCTTTAAAGAAATTAGTTGAAAAGATTGGATATGAAGAAGGGATGCCTGTTGTTGTAAATCCTGGAATAATAAATCCTGAAGACTTTATTAAAGAGGTAGTTGAAGTTAGACTTCCAAATCCATATATACCTGATACACCTCAAAGAATTGCTTCAGATACATCTCAAAAAGTTGGTATAAGATTTGGAGAAACAATTAAAGCTTATAGTAACAGAGAAGATTTAGATCCTAAACAACTTAAATACATTCCACTTGTTATTGCAGGTTGGTGCAGATATTTAATGGCAATAGATGATAATGGTAATGCAATGGAGTTAAGCCCAGATCCATTATTAGATGAGCTGAAAAAATATGTGGCTAATGTTAAATTAAATGAAAAAACAGCCTCAGGTAACATCTTAAAACCAATACTAATAAATGAAGAAATTTTTGGAATAGACCTTTATGAAATAGGTTTAGGAGAGAAAATTGAAGGTTATTTTGATGAAATGATTTCAGGTGTTGGAGCAGTAAGGTTAACTTTAGAAAAATATCTAGAATGTTAA
- the uxuA gene encoding mannonate dehydratase: MKMGFRWYGEGNDTVTLDQIKQIPGVESIVWALHDMAAGEEWPMEKILKVKEATDKYGFNLDVVESVNVHEDIKLGLPTRDKYIENYKKTIEKLAKVGVKVICYNFMPVFDWLRTDLYKEAEDGSTALFYEKAKINDIDPMELVNKIASNPDLTMPGWEPERLKNLSQLFEAYKNVTEEDLWNNLKYFLEQIIPVAEINDIKMAVHPDDPPWSIFGLPRIVKDRNDLARLLKLVDNPYNCLTLCSGAIGSNPNNDVPAMIRKFGNRIAFAHIRNVKIYENGDFIETSHRTCDGSLDICDIVKAYHEVGFTGYARPDHGRHIWNEQCRPGYGLYDRALGIMYIWGIWDSLQRNK; encoded by the coding sequence ATGAAAATGGGGTTTAGATGGTACGGTGAAGGAAATGATACCGTAACACTTGATCAAATCAAACAAATTCCAGGCGTGGAATCGATTGTCTGGGCTCTTCATGATATGGCAGCTGGTGAAGAATGGCCAATGGAAAAAATTCTTAAGGTAAAAGAAGCAACTGATAAATATGGATTTAACTTAGACGTTGTTGAAAGTGTTAATGTTCATGAGGATATTAAGCTAGGATTACCAACAAGAGATAAATACATTGAAAATTACAAAAAAACAATAGAGAAGTTAGCTAAGGTTGGAGTAAAGGTTATTTGTTATAACTTTATGCCTGTGTTTGACTGGCTTAGAACAGATCTATACAAAGAGGCAGAAGATGGCTCAACAGCTCTTTTCTATGAAAAAGCAAAGATTAATGATATAGATCCAATGGAATTAGTTAATAAAATAGCATCAAATCCAGACCTTACAATGCCAGGGTGGGAGCCAGAAAGACTTAAAAATCTATCACAGCTTTTTGAAGCATATAAGAATGTAACAGAAGAAGATTTATGGAATAACTTAAAATATTTCTTAGAACAAATTATACCTGTTGCAGAAATAAATGATATTAAGATGGCAGTACATCCGGATGATCCACCTTGGTCAATCTTCGGACTACCAAGAATAGTAAAAGACAGAAATGATTTAGCAAGATTACTAAAGCTTGTAGATAATCCTTATAACTGTTTAACTCTTTGTAGTGGAGCAATAGGTTCAAATCCAAATAATGATGTACCAGCTATGATAAGAAAATTTGGAAATAGAATTGCTTTTGCACATATTAGAAATGTAAAGATTTATGAAAATGGTGATTTTATTGAAACATCTCATAGAACATGTGATGGTTCTCTAGATATATGTGACATAGTTAAAGCATATCATGAAGTTGGATTTACTGGATATGCAAGACCAGATCATGGAAGACATATTTGGAATGAACAATGCAGACCAGGTTATGGACTTTATGATAGAGCACTTGGAATTATGTACATATGGGGAATATGGGATTCATTACAAAGAAATAAATAG
- a CDS encoding GntR family transcriptional regulator, with protein MALEVNKNTTSKTIYYKLREEIINIYLEPGTMISENELSEKYGVSRTPVREALVRLAQEGLVNIYPQKGTKVSLIDLSAVEEGRFLREHLERAVVKEACNKFSNENLLALEMNLKLQEMYMENHDYKKLFAADEEYHKIIFDGCNRKRIWKSISDDSTEFQRIRVLRLVSNQSWDNIYEQHKEIFNAIKNKNENEAEESMRKHLNMVVLDKNQVREMYPNYFK; from the coding sequence ATGGCTTTAGAAGTGAATAAGAACACAACAAGTAAAACAATATATTACAAACTTAGAGAAGAAATAATTAATATATATCTTGAGCCAGGCACTATGATTTCTGAAAATGAGCTTTCGGAAAAGTATGGCGTAAGTAGAACACCAGTAAGAGAAGCACTTGTCCGTTTGGCTCAAGAAGGCTTAGTGAATATTTATCCTCAAAAAGGAACTAAAGTTTCGTTAATAGATTTATCTGCTGTAGAAGAAGGAAGATTTTTGCGTGAACATTTGGAAAGGGCCGTAGTAAAAGAAGCATGCAATAAATTTTCAAATGAAAATTTATTGGCCTTGGAAATGAATTTAAAACTTCAAGAAATGTATATGGAAAATCATGATTATAAAAAATTATTTGCCGCAGATGAAGAATATCATAAGATAATTTTTGATGGCTGTAATAGAAAAAGAATATGGAAAAGTATAAGTGACGATAGTACTGAATTTCAAAGAATACGTGTACTTAGACTTGTATCAAATCAAAGTTGGGATAATATTTATGAACAGCATAAGGAGATTTTTAATGCAATAAAAAACAAGAATGAAAATGAAGCAGAAGAGTCAATGAGAAAGCATTTGAATATGGTTGTATTAGATAAAAATCAAGTGAGAGAAATGTATCCAAACTATTTCAAATAA